ATGTGGCAGCCGAGGACGTGCGTCACCGGGCGGGCCGCGGCGAAGTCGACCAGCCGGTCGACGGTGCGGACGAAGGCCGCCCAGTCCTCGACGTACAGCCGGCCCGGGTAGACGGTGTCACCGGTCAGCAGGAAGCCCGTCCTCGGGTCGAACCAGGTGACCGCGGACGCGTGGTGGCCCGGCGTGGCCAGGCACTCCAGGGTGCGCCCGCCGAGCTCCAGAGTGCCCGGCTCCTCGCCGGTGAGGCCGAACCGGGCGAGCGCCTCCCCCGCGGGCACCAGCTCCGTCCCCGGCCGTCCGGCGAACTGGCCGTCACCGGCGACGTGGTCGCCGTGCCCGTGGGTATGCGCCACCAGCAGCCCGTACCCGCTGCCGGACCCGTGGGCCGACCGGGCGTCGATCAGCGCGTCCACGGTACGGCGCAGCGGGAAGTGCGCCGGGTCGGCGGTCGC
The Kitasatospora paranensis genome window above contains:
- a CDS encoding MBL fold metallo-hydrolase, with the translated sequence MPAARPLDVRWIHGSPSAKHDTDPEIQVHAYDEDTYILRQNKSVDYEAPFLYLLFGSERAVLVDTGATADPAHFPLRRTVDALIDARSAHGSGSGYGLLVAHTHGHGDHVAGDGQFAGRPGTELVPAGEALARFGLTGEEPGTLELGGRTLECLATPGHHASAVTWFDPRTGFLLTGDTVYPGRLYVEDWAAFVRTVDRLVDFAAARPVTHVLGCHIEMTTEPGVDYPVRTTYQPDEPPLELSVADLHDLQRACREIGDRPGRHPYRRFVVVKPD